A DNA window from Rhodococcus sp. Z13 contains the following coding sequences:
- a CDS encoding PPA1309 family protein has translation MSQPLPVPSERALARAVHEIIDFADAEGWDRPPVMFALVPTVLLAAAEPTLSDQLDDGHEYTPIAQEPFPDDVEGGSPALEEFLATTAWPASVAGCALVQEVVVLPPSAENDLDDAFAPLLADAHAADEAARRAAHSHPERRAARLISAVLRDGPSMSLLQLRPLDDDDPFAGAELRTYDNLAPHVTAALYATLEASEDDWS, from the coding sequence GTGAGCCAACCTCTTCCCGTACCTTCCGAACGAGCACTCGCACGCGCCGTCCACGAGATCATCGATTTCGCCGACGCGGAAGGGTGGGACCGGCCACCCGTCATGTTCGCGCTGGTCCCCACCGTGCTGCTCGCGGCTGCCGAACCGACCCTCAGCGACCAGCTCGACGACGGGCACGAGTACACCCCGATCGCGCAGGAACCCTTCCCCGACGACGTCGAGGGTGGCAGTCCCGCCCTCGAGGAGTTCCTGGCCACCACGGCGTGGCCGGCCTCGGTCGCCGGGTGCGCGCTGGTGCAGGAGGTCGTGGTGCTGCCGCCGAGCGCCGAGAACGATCTCGACGACGCCTTCGCGCCGCTGCTCGCCGACGCGCACGCGGCCGACGAGGCCGCCCGCCGCGCCGCGCACAGCCATCCGGAGCGCCGCGCCGCGCGGCTGATCTCCGCCGTGCTGCGCGACGGCCCGTCGATGTCGCTGCTGCAGCTGCGTCCGCTCGACGACGACGATCCGTTCGCCGGTGCCGAGCTGCGGACCTACGACAACCTCGCTCCGCACGTCACCGCTGCGCTGTACGCGACCCTCGAGGCGAGCGAGGACGACTGGTCCTGA